Proteins encoded within one genomic window of Mycolicibacterium monacense:
- a CDS encoding MGMT family protein, translating to MAAITDEQVEAVRALVAQIPPARVATYGDIADAAGLSSPRIVGWIMRTDSSDLPWHRVIGASGRPAPHLATRQLELLRAEGVLAVDGRVPLRDVRHTFG from the coding sequence GTGGCGGCCATCACCGACGAGCAGGTGGAGGCCGTGCGCGCACTGGTGGCGCAGATTCCCCCGGCCCGGGTCGCCACCTATGGTGACATCGCCGATGCGGCAGGGTTGTCCAGCCCCCGGATCGTCGGCTGGATCATGCGCACCGACTCGTCGGATCTACCGTGGCACCGCGTGATCGGCGCATCCGGCAGGCCCGCACCGCATCTGGCCACCCGGCAGCTCGAACTGCTGCGCGCAGAGGGCGTTCTGGCCGTCGACGGCCGGGTGCCCCTGCGGGATGTCCGGCACACCTTCGGTTAG
- a CDS encoding ATP-dependent helicase, producing the protein MTAPDVEATTAAHTEPRSLLEPGRRGVVRLFGGPGTGKSTLLVDTAAAHIAAGVDPESVLLLTGSASLRSAARAAVTRRLLDGGARQVVRAPLVRTVHSYAFAVLRLAAQRNGDAPPRLITSAEQDGIIRELLAGDLEDGDRSAVAWPAALRPALTTAGFATELRDLMARCTERGVDPVALQRLGRLSRRPEWAAAGRFAQAYEQIMLLRSAVGMAAPQATTPALGAAELVGAALEAFAMDADLLAAERNRIGLLLVDDAQHLDPQAARLVRVLAAGADLTVFAGDPDQSVFGYRGADPALLRTEEGSAIVLTRSHRCAPAVARAMSGIARRLPGPRPEFVGNEDGRGDGSVAVRVAATAHAESALIADALRRAHLVDGVPWSEMAVIVRSLPRAGAPLARALTAAGVPVDLPAAAPLVEEPAARALLTVLEATADGLTGAQAEALLSGPVGRVDPVTMRQVRRALRRADGSQPPREFTDLLVDALTGPLPAASDVSAELQRPLRRVRSVLAAARRSVDDGLDPRHTLWQAWHRSGLQRRWLAASERGGAAGAQADRDLDAVTALFDVADQYVTRTAGASVRGLLDHVAALGLPPGRRGERRDPEAVAVLSAHAALAGEWDLVVVAGLQEGLWPNTIPRGGVLGTQRLVDVLDGVTDSASDAVSTRAPLLAEERRLLIAALGRARRRVLVTAVDSDSGAEAMLPSPFCQELTALATDPGDGPPAPVRAPRVLAPSALVGRLRAVVCAPDGAVDDAARECAAAQLARLAAAGVPGADPGQWHAMTALSTDEPLWNDEQQVVTLSPSTLQALTDCPLRWLLERHGGRDGRDVRSAVGSLLHALVSEPGRTESQLLNDLERVWADLPYEAQWHADNELTRHQAMLSAFEQWRAQTRRELTEVGTEIDVDGVVCDADDGRPAVRVRGRLDRLERDSAGRLVVVDIKTGKSPVTKDDAQRHAQLAMYQLAVAAGLLAEGDVPGGGKLVYLGKSGAAGPTEREQDALTPDTVAQWRQDVGEAAAATQGPGFVARVNDSCAHCPVRSSCPAQSAGERA; encoded by the coding sequence ATGACCGCACCGGACGTCGAAGCGACCACCGCCGCGCACACCGAGCCGCGCTCGCTGCTCGAGCCGGGGCGGCGCGGTGTGGTGCGTCTGTTCGGCGGTCCCGGCACCGGGAAGTCGACGCTGCTCGTCGACACCGCGGCCGCGCACATCGCCGCCGGCGTCGATCCGGAATCGGTTCTGCTCCTGACCGGTTCGGCGTCGCTCCGGTCGGCGGCCCGCGCGGCGGTCACCCGCAGACTGCTCGACGGCGGCGCCCGCCAGGTGGTGCGCGCACCACTGGTCCGCACGGTCCACTCCTATGCGTTCGCGGTGCTGCGGCTGGCCGCCCAGCGCAACGGCGACGCGCCGCCGCGGCTGATCACCAGCGCCGAACAGGACGGGATCATCCGCGAACTGCTCGCAGGCGACCTCGAGGACGGTGACCGTTCGGCCGTCGCCTGGCCGGCCGCACTGCGCCCGGCACTCACCACCGCCGGATTCGCCACCGAACTGCGCGACCTGATGGCCCGGTGCACCGAACGCGGTGTCGATCCTGTTGCGCTGCAACGCCTCGGCCGGTTGTCCCGCCGCCCGGAATGGGCCGCCGCCGGCCGGTTCGCGCAGGCCTACGAGCAGATCATGCTGCTGCGCTCGGCGGTCGGCATGGCCGCTCCCCAGGCGACGACGCCCGCACTCGGGGCGGCCGAACTCGTCGGCGCCGCACTCGAGGCGTTCGCCATGGACGCCGATCTGCTGGCGGCCGAACGCAACCGCATCGGACTACTCCTGGTCGACGACGCCCAGCACCTCGACCCGCAGGCCGCCCGGCTGGTGCGGGTACTGGCCGCCGGTGCCGATCTGACCGTATTCGCCGGTGACCCCGACCAATCGGTGTTCGGCTACCGCGGCGCGGACCCGGCACTGCTGCGCACGGAGGAGGGCAGCGCGATCGTCCTGACCCGCTCACACCGTTGCGCACCCGCGGTGGCGCGTGCGATGAGCGGAATCGCGCGGCGCCTGCCCGGGCCGCGCCCTGAATTCGTCGGCAACGAGGACGGCCGCGGTGACGGCTCGGTCGCGGTACGGGTCGCCGCGACGGCCCATGCCGAATCGGCGCTCATCGCCGATGCGCTTCGCCGCGCGCACCTCGTCGACGGGGTGCCGTGGTCCGAGATGGCCGTCATCGTGCGCTCACTGCCGCGTGCCGGGGCGCCGCTGGCCCGTGCGCTGACCGCCGCCGGGGTTCCCGTCGACCTGCCCGCGGCCGCACCGCTGGTCGAGGAGCCGGCCGCGCGCGCCCTGCTGACGGTGCTCGAGGCCACCGCCGACGGTTTGACCGGAGCCCAGGCCGAGGCGCTGCTCTCCGGCCCGGTCGGCCGGGTCGATCCGGTCACAATGCGCCAGGTGCGCCGGGCGCTGCGCCGCGCCGACGGTAGCCAGCCCCCACGTGAGTTCACCGACCTGCTCGTCGACGCGCTCACCGGCCCCTTGCCGGCGGCGTCGGACGTGTCGGCCGAACTGCAGCGGCCGCTGCGCCGCGTCCGGTCCGTGCTCGCGGCCGCGCGCCGCAGCGTCGACGACGGACTCGACCCCCGGCACACCCTCTGGCAGGCCTGGCACCGCAGCGGGCTGCAGCGGCGGTGGCTCGCGGCCAGTGAACGCGGCGGAGCCGCGGGCGCCCAGGCGGATCGCGACCTCGACGCCGTCACCGCCCTGTTCGACGTCGCCGACCAGTACGTGACCCGCACCGCGGGGGCGTCGGTGCGCGGTCTCCTCGACCATGTCGCCGCGCTCGGCCTGCCGCCCGGCCGCCGCGGTGAGCGGCGCGACCCGGAGGCCGTCGCGGTGCTCAGCGCCCATGCCGCGTTGGCGGGCGAATGGGACCTCGTCGTGGTCGCCGGGCTGCAGGAAGGCCTGTGGCCGAACACGATCCCGCGCGGCGGGGTCCTGGGCACCCAACGCCTGGTCGACGTGCTCGACGGCGTGACCGATTCCGCGTCCGACGCGGTGTCGACGCGCGCACCGCTGCTCGCCGAGGAACGCCGGCTGCTGATCGCCGCGCTCGGCCGCGCCCGGCGCCGGGTCCTGGTGACCGCCGTCGACAGCGACTCGGGCGCCGAAGCGATGTTGCCGTCGCCGTTCTGCCAGGAACTGACCGCACTGGCCACCGATCCGGGTGACGGTCCGCCCGCCCCCGTGCGGGCGCCGCGCGTGCTGGCGCCGTCGGCGCTGGTCGGCCGGCTGCGGGCGGTGGTGTGCGCCCCCGACGGCGCCGTCGACGACGCGGCCCGCGAGTGCGCGGCCGCCCAGCTGGCGCGACTGGCCGCGGCGGGCGTCCCCGGCGCCGACCCCGGTCAGTGGCACGCCATGACGGCGCTGTCCACCGACGAGCCGTTGTGGAACGACGAGCAGCAGGTGGTCACGCTGTCGCCATCGACGCTGCAGGCCCTGACCGACTGCCCGCTGCGCTGGCTGCTCGAACGCCACGGTGGGCGTGATGGTCGTGACGTTCGTTCGGCGGTCGGATCGCTGCTGCACGCGCTGGTCTCCGAACCGGGCAGGACCGAGAGCCAGCTGCTCAACGACCTCGAGCGGGTGTGGGCGGACCTGCCGTACGAGGCGCAGTGGCACGCCGACAACGAACTCACCCGCCATCAGGCCATGCTGTCGGCGTTCGAGCAGTGGCGCGCCCAGACCCGCCGCGAGCTGACCGAGGTCGGCACCGAGATCGACGTCGACGGTGTCGTCTGCGACGCCGACGACGGCAGGCCCGCGGTCCGGGTGCGCGGCCGCCTCGACCGGCTGGAGCGCGACAGCGCCGGCCGGCTCGTCGTCGTGGACATCAAGACCGGTAAGAGCCCGGTCACCAAGGACGACGCCCAGCGGCACGCCCAGCTGGCGATGTACCAACTGGCCGTCGCGGCGGGCCTGCTCGCCGAGGGTGACGTGCCCGGCGGCGGCAAACTGGTCTACCTGGGCAAGAGCGGTGCGGCCGGGCCGACGGAACGCGAACAGGACGCGCTGACCCCCGACACCGTCGCGCAGTGGCGGCAGGACGTCGGCGAGGCCGCCGCCGCCACCCAGGGACCGGGGTTCGTCGCACGGGTCAACGACAGCTGCGCGCACTGTCCGGTGCGCAGCAGCTGCCCCGCCCAGTCCGCGGGGGAGCGCGCATGA
- a CDS encoding TIGR02569 family protein: MSTERPPDHVLAAFGLVGVRPVPLGSSWEGGWRCGEVVLSMVADHARAAWSAKVRETLFVDGVRLARPVRSTDGRYVVAGWRADTFVAGTPEPRHDEVVSAAVRLHEATSKLERPRFLTQPPVAPWADVDVFIAADRAAWEERPLHSLPPGARVAPGSADGQRSIELINQLATLRRATKSPSQLVHGDLYGTVLFAGAAAPGITDITPYWRPASWAAGVVVVDALSWGEADDGLIERWASLPEWPQMLLRALMFRLAVHALHPRSTAAAFPGLARTAALVRLVL; this comes from the coding sequence GTGAGCACCGAGCGACCGCCCGATCATGTCCTGGCGGCGTTCGGGCTGGTCGGCGTACGTCCGGTCCCGCTCGGATCGAGTTGGGAGGGCGGCTGGCGCTGCGGCGAGGTCGTGCTGTCGATGGTTGCCGACCACGCCCGCGCGGCGTGGTCGGCGAAGGTCCGGGAGACGTTGTTCGTCGACGGGGTGCGGTTGGCGCGGCCCGTCCGGTCCACCGACGGGCGCTACGTCGTCGCCGGCTGGCGGGCCGACACGTTCGTTGCGGGCACCCCCGAACCCCGGCACGACGAGGTGGTGTCGGCGGCGGTCCGCCTGCACGAGGCCACCTCCAAGCTCGAGCGGCCGCGCTTCCTCACCCAGCCGCCGGTCGCACCGTGGGCCGACGTCGACGTGTTCATCGCCGCTGACCGCGCCGCCTGGGAGGAACGTCCGCTGCACTCCCTGCCGCCGGGTGCGCGCGTCGCGCCCGGTTCGGCCGACGGACAACGCTCGATCGAGTTGATCAACCAGCTCGCCACCCTGCGTCGGGCCACCAAGAGTCCGAGTCAGCTGGTACACGGCGACCTGTACGGCACCGTGCTCTTCGCGGGCGCCGCCGCCCCCGGGATCACCGACATCACGCCGTACTGGCGTCCGGCCTCGTGGGCGGCCGGGGTGGTGGTCGTCGATGCACTGTCATGGGGTGAGGCCGACGACGGGCTGATCGAACGCTGGGCGTCGTTACCGGAGTGGCCGCAGATGTTGTTGCGCGCGTTGATGTTCCGGCTCGCCGTGCACGCGCTGCATCCACGGTCGACAGCGGCGGCCTTCCCGGGGTTGGCCCGTACCGCCGCGTTGGTGCGGTTGGTGCTCTAA
- a CDS encoding alpha/beta fold hydrolase, translated as MRSRGSDKPPSVRAGTIVDVSLHVHRYGPPEPAQLLAVHGLTGHGQRWQTLATRYLPEFSVAAPDLIGHGRSSWAAPWTLDANTDALASLLDADGGGPVVVVGHSFGGAVALALAAARPDLVSGLVLLDPAVDLDGEWMREIADDMFASPDYTDRAEARAEKVSGSWGEVDSAELDRELDEHLVTLPNGRSGWRISIPAMMSYWSELARPVTVPRDGTPTTLVRASRTDPPYATDELLATLDAALGSDLTVLQWDCDHMVGQAKPAETAAVIREHLERS; from the coding sequence ATGAGATCACGGGGGTCCGACAAGCCGCCGTCGGTGCGGGCTGGCACCATCGTGGACGTGAGCCTGCACGTGCATCGCTACGGTCCGCCGGAACCCGCCCAGCTGCTGGCTGTGCACGGGTTGACCGGCCACGGTCAGCGCTGGCAGACGCTGGCAACCCGGTATCTGCCCGAGTTCTCCGTCGCCGCACCGGACTTGATCGGTCACGGCAGATCCTCGTGGGCGGCCCCGTGGACGTTGGACGCCAACACCGACGCGCTCGCCAGCCTGCTCGACGCCGACGGGGGCGGTCCGGTCGTGGTGGTGGGACACTCCTTCGGTGGTGCGGTCGCGCTGGCCCTGGCGGCGGCGCGGCCGGATCTCGTGTCCGGGCTGGTGCTGCTCGACCCGGCGGTCGACCTCGACGGTGAGTGGATGCGCGAGATCGCCGACGACATGTTCGCCTCCCCCGACTACACCGACCGGGCCGAGGCGCGGGCCGAGAAGGTGTCGGGGTCATGGGGGGAGGTGGATTCCGCCGAACTGGACCGCGAACTCGACGAGCATCTGGTCACCCTGCCGAACGGCCGCAGCGGGTGGCGGATCAGCATTCCGGCGATGATGTCGTACTGGAGTGAGCTGGCCCGGCCGGTGACGGTCCCCCGAGACGGTACGCCGACCACCCTGGTGCGGGCGTCGCGCACCGACCCGCCGTACGCCACCGACGAGCTGCTCGCGACGCTCGACGCCGCCCTCGGGTCGGATCTGACTGTGCTGCAGTGGGATTGCGACCACATGGTGGGTCAGGCGAAGCCGGCGGAGACGGCTGCGGTCATCCGCGAACACCTCGAACGGAGCTGA
- the moeZ gene encoding adenylyltransferase/sulfurtransferase MoeZ — MPPLVEPVGELTREEVARYSRHLIIPDLGLDGQKRLKNAKVLVIGAGGLGSPTLLYLAAAGVGTIGIVEFDVVDESNLQRQVIHGQSDIGRPKAQSARDSILEINPLVTVRLHEERLEPENAVGRFEQYDLILDGTDNFATRYLVNDAAVLAHKPYVWGSIYRFEGQVSVFWEDAPNGLGLNYRDLYPEPPPPGMVPSCAEGGVLGILCASIASVMGTEAIKLITGIGEPLLGRLMVYDALDMTYRTIKIRKDPATPKITELIDYEAFCGVVSDAAADAAADSTVTPRELRELIDAGKPVALIDVREQVEWDINRIEGAELIPKSAIEAGDGLAKLPHDRIPVLYCKTGVRSAEALAAVKKAGFSDALHLQGGIVAWAKQLEPDMVMY, encoded by the coding sequence TTGCCTCCGCTGGTGGAGCCGGTCGGCGAACTGACCCGCGAAGAGGTCGCCCGCTACAGCCGCCACCTGATCATCCCCGACCTCGGACTCGACGGTCAGAAGCGGCTCAAGAACGCCAAGGTGCTGGTCATCGGCGCCGGCGGTCTGGGCTCGCCGACCCTGCTGTATCTCGCCGCGGCCGGAGTCGGCACCATCGGGATCGTCGAGTTCGACGTGGTCGACGAGTCCAATCTGCAGCGGCAGGTCATCCACGGCCAGTCCGACATCGGCAGGCCCAAAGCGCAGAGCGCACGTGATTCGATCCTCGAGATCAACCCGCTGGTGACCGTGCGCCTGCACGAGGAGCGCCTCGAGCCGGAGAACGCCGTCGGACGGTTCGAGCAGTACGACCTGATCCTCGACGGCACCGACAACTTCGCCACCCGCTATCTGGTCAACGACGCCGCGGTGCTCGCGCACAAGCCGTACGTGTGGGGTTCGATCTACCGCTTCGAGGGTCAGGTGTCGGTGTTCTGGGAGGACGCCCCCAACGGGCTCGGCCTCAACTATCGCGACCTCTACCCCGAACCGCCGCCCCCGGGCATGGTCCCGTCCTGCGCCGAGGGCGGGGTGCTGGGCATCCTGTGCGCGTCGATCGCGTCGGTGATGGGCACCGAGGCGATCAAGCTGATCACCGGTATCGGCGAGCCCCTGCTCGGCCGGCTGATGGTCTACGACGCACTCGACATGACCTACCGCACGATCAAGATCCGCAAGGATCCGGCGACGCCGAAGATCACCGAACTCATCGACTACGAGGCGTTCTGCGGTGTGGTCTCCGACGCCGCCGCCGACGCCGCCGCGGACTCCACGGTCACGCCACGGGAGCTGCGCGAGCTGATCGACGCGGGTAAGCCGGTGGCCCTGATCGACGTACGTGAACAGGTCGAATGGGATATCAACCGCATCGAAGGCGCCGAGCTCATCCCGAAATCGGCGATCGAGGCGGGCGACGGGCTGGCCAAGCTGCCGCACGACCGGATCCCGGTGCTGTACTGCAAGACCGGCGTTCGCTCGGCGGAGGCGCTCGCGGCGGTCAAGAAGGCCGGCTTCTCCGACGCGCTGCACCTGCAGGGCGGCATCGTGGCATGGGCGAAGCAACTCGAGCCCGACATGGTGATGTACTGA